In a genomic window of Branchiostoma floridae strain S238N-H82 chromosome 19, Bfl_VNyyK, whole genome shotgun sequence:
- the LOC118406317 gene encoding uncharacterized protein LOC118406317, protein MTDGHVTRKPLEKEGTFPLTAQPLSETLNERIRCTENFSTAQRKSLSVSKTMASSKMSKLHSKMTVFSAVLALCSYFFLRRTSVEFREEIFIQAPESEVFEFLSDVRLLDFVHPYRVGAFNITAVTDDSGLEGVNYDNVERIDFFGLYTETLYFPVHTRFLKNAGEVRSSYDVMNGTIVANQSFTLHPGKRNGVNGTLVVDVSRVSLPWVYSHFTAWKGGEAHRMILGGMRRFLEGENRDVITLLKQYADLRIQFNELRLLSNDITSFCVLPMICSNS, encoded by the exons atgacagaTGGTCACGTGACAAGGAAACCCCTAGAAAAGGAGGGGACCTTCCCGCTAACCGCACAACCGCTCTCTGAGACACTCAACGAGCGTATACGCTGCACAGAAAACTTCTCCACCGCCCAGCGCAAAAGTCTCTCTGTCTCAAAAACGATGGCGAGTTCCAAGATGAGCAAGCTCCATTCCAAGATGACCGTCTTCAGCGCCGTCTTGGCGCTGTGTTCTTACTTCTTCCTGCGAAGAACGTCGGTCGAGTTTCGGGAAGAAATCTTCATCCAAGCGCCGGAGAGCGAAGTTTTCGAGTTCTTGTCCGACGTCCGGCTCTTGGACTTCGTTCACCCTTATAG AGTGGGCGCCTTTAACATCACGGCAGTGACGGATGACTCAGGGCTAGAGGGAGTCAACTACGACAACGTGGAAAGGATCGACTTCTTCGGACTCTACACCGAGACACTCTACTTCCCCGTCCACACAAGATTCCTCAA AAACGCAGGCGAGGTCCGGTCATCCTATGACGTCATGAACGGCACCATCGTGGCCAATCAGTCCTTCACGCTACATCCGGGCAAGCGCAACGGGGTCAACGGCACGCTGGTCGTTGACGTCAGCCGGGTGAGCCTACCCTGGGTCTACTCACACTTCACCGCCTGGAAGGGGGGCGAGGCGCACCGCATGATCCTCGGGGGCATGCGCAGATTCCTCGAGGGGGAAaaccgtgacgtcatcaccctcCTGAAGCAGTACGCCGACTTGAGAATACAGTTTAACGAACTCAGAC